The following coding sequences lie in one Mycobacterium gordonae genomic window:
- the dapF gene encoding diaminopimelate epimerase, giving the protein MKFAKGHGTQNDFLLLPDLDCRAALSSARVAALCDRRRGLGADGVLRVTTAGAARGAGVLDRLPDGVAESDWYMDYRNADGSTAQMCGNGVRVFAHYLRASGLESRDEFVVGSLAGPRPVTLHHADATEAEVAVDMGKANKLGTGHAVVGGRRFTGVAVDVGNPHLACVDPQLTLDALAALDVAAPVQFDTKQFPEGVNVEVLTVPVDGSVGMRVHERGVGETRSCGTGTVAAAVAALATTGAETGVLIVRVPGGEVTVTITEATSFLRGPSVLVAQGEVSGKWWRAQER; this is encoded by the coding sequence ATGAAGTTCGCCAAGGGCCACGGCACCCAGAACGACTTCCTGCTCTTGCCCGACTTGGATTGTCGGGCTGCCCTGTCCTCTGCGAGGGTCGCCGCCTTGTGCGACCGGCGCCGCGGCCTGGGCGCCGACGGTGTCCTGCGGGTCACGACCGCCGGCGCGGCGCGGGGCGCCGGAGTTCTGGACCGGCTGCCCGACGGGGTCGCCGAATCCGACTGGTACATGGACTATCGCAACGCCGACGGGTCGACCGCCCAGATGTGCGGCAACGGGGTGCGTGTGTTCGCGCACTATCTGAGGGCCAGCGGTCTGGAATCGCGCGATGAGTTCGTCGTCGGATCGCTGGCCGGGCCGCGACCGGTCACCCTGCACCACGCCGATGCGACGGAGGCCGAAGTCGCCGTGGACATGGGCAAGGCGAACAAGCTGGGCACCGGCCACGCGGTGGTGGGTGGCCGGCGGTTCACCGGCGTGGCCGTCGACGTCGGGAACCCGCACCTGGCGTGTGTGGATCCGCAGCTCACACTCGACGCCCTGGCGGCACTGGACGTCGCGGCGCCGGTGCAGTTCGACACCAAACAGTTCCCCGAGGGCGTCAACGTCGAGGTGCTCACCGTCCCCGTCGATGGCTCGGTCGGCATGCGGGTACACGAACGCGGCGTGGGTGAGACCCGCTCCTGCGGCACCGGAACGGTGGCGGCCGCCGTCGCAGCGTTGGCGACCACCGGCGCCGAGACCGGCGTGCTGATTGTGCGGGTTCCCGGTGGTGAGGTCACCGTCACGATCACCGAAGCGACGAGTTTCCTGCGCGGGCCGTCCGTACTGGTGGCGCAGGGTGAGGTGAGCGGGAAATGGTGGCGCGCCCAAGAGCGTTAA
- the hflX gene encoding GTPase HflX, which produces MKNSDSHSEFPDPTGPEPSTGELALEDRSALRRVVGLSTELTDISEVEYRQLRLERVVLVGVWTEGSAADNQASLAELAALAETAGSEVLEGLIQRRDRPDPSTYIGSGKAQELREVVLATGADTVICDGELSPAQLTALEKAVKVKVIDRTALILDIFAQHATSREGKAQVSLAQMEYMLPRLRGWGESMSRQAGGRAGGSGGGVGLRGPGETKIETDRRRIRERMSKLRREIRAMKQVRDTQRSRRLHADMPSIAIVGYTNAGKSSVLNALTGAGVLVQDALFATLEPTTRRTEFDDGRPFVLTDTVGFVRHLPTQLVEAFRSTLEEVVDADLLVHVVDGSDVNPLAQISAVRQVISDVVADHGAEAPPELVVVNKIDAAGDLMLARLRHELPGAVFVSARTGDGIDALRRRMAELAVPTDTAVDVVIPYDRGDLVARVHSDGRVHQAEHQAEGTRIQARVPVALAAALREFGSEA; this is translated from the coding sequence ATGAAAAATTCTGACTCACATTCTGAATTTCCCGATCCCACCGGACCGGAACCCAGCACCGGCGAGCTTGCCCTTGAAGACCGTTCGGCGCTGCGCCGGGTCGTCGGGCTGTCGACGGAACTCACCGACATCTCCGAGGTGGAGTACCGCCAGCTGCGGCTGGAACGCGTGGTTCTGGTCGGTGTCTGGACCGAGGGCAGCGCGGCCGACAATCAGGCCAGCCTGGCCGAGCTGGCGGCGCTGGCTGAAACGGCCGGCTCTGAGGTGCTCGAAGGGCTGATCCAGCGCCGCGATCGCCCCGACCCGTCGACCTACATCGGCTCGGGCAAGGCCCAGGAGCTCCGCGAGGTCGTGCTGGCCACCGGCGCCGATACCGTGATCTGCGACGGTGAACTGTCGCCGGCGCAGCTGACCGCGCTGGAAAAGGCCGTCAAGGTCAAGGTCATCGACCGCACCGCGCTGATCCTGGACATCTTCGCCCAGCACGCCACCAGCCGGGAAGGCAAGGCGCAGGTCTCGCTGGCGCAGATGGAGTACATGCTGCCGCGGTTACGCGGCTGGGGTGAGTCGATGTCGCGGCAGGCCGGTGGTCGAGCCGGCGGCAGCGGCGGCGGTGTGGGTCTTCGTGGCCCGGGTGAAACGAAGATCGAGACCGACCGGCGCCGCATCCGCGAACGCATGTCCAAGCTCAGGCGCGAGATCAGGGCCATGAAGCAAGTCCGCGACACTCAGCGCAGCCGGCGCCTGCACGCTGACATGCCGTCGATCGCCATCGTCGGGTACACCAACGCCGGCAAATCCAGCGTGCTCAACGCGCTGACCGGGGCCGGGGTGCTGGTCCAGGACGCGTTGTTCGCCACGCTGGAACCCACCACCCGGCGCACCGAGTTCGACGACGGACGGCCTTTCGTGCTGACGGATACAGTCGGTTTCGTCCGGCACCTGCCCACCCAGTTGGTCGAGGCGTTCCGCTCCACCCTGGAAGAAGTCGTCGACGCGGATCTGCTGGTGCACGTCGTCGACGGCTCCGACGTCAACCCGCTGGCCCAGATCAGCGCGGTCCGTCAGGTGATCTCGGACGTGGTCGCCGACCACGGGGCCGAGGCGCCGCCGGAATTGGTGGTGGTGAACAAGATCGACGCCGCGGGTGATCTGATGTTGGCCAGACTGCGGCACGAACTCCCCGGCGCGGTGTTCGTCTCCGCCCGCACCGGAGACGGCATCGACGCGCTGCGGCGGCGGATGGCCGAACTTGCGGTGCCGACCGACACCGCCGTGGATGTCGTCATCCCGTACGACCGCGGCGACCTGGTGGCGCGGGTGCACTCCGACGGGCGCGTTCACCAGGCCGAACACCAGGCCGAGGGCACCCGAATTCAGGCGCGGGTCCCGGTGGCGCTGGCCGCTGCGCTGCGTGAGTTCGGGTCGGAAGCCTAG
- a CDS encoding acyl-CoA dehydrogenase family protein produces the protein MGSAVKYQRTLFEPEHDLFRESYRAFLDRHVAPYHDEWEKAHIVDRGVWLEAGKQGFLGMAVPEEYGGGGNADFRYNTIVTEETTRGRYSGIGFGLHNDIVAPYLLHLATDEQKQRWLPKFCTGELITAIAMTEPGTGSDLQGIKTRAVKEGDHYVLNGSKTFITNGINSDLVIVVAQTDPEKGAQGFSLLVVERGMEGFERGRHLDKIGLDAQDTAELSFTDVKVPVENLLGQEGMGFIYLMQNLPQERINIAVMAATAMESVLEETLQYTKERKAFGKSIGSFQNSRFLLAELATEATVVRIMVDEFLALHLEGKLTAEQAAMAKWYATEKQVHLVDRCLQLHGGYGYMREYSVARAYLDARVQTIYGGTTEIMKEIIGRGLGV, from the coding sequence ATGGGCAGCGCCGTCAAGTACCAGCGCACACTTTTCGAACCCGAGCACGACCTGTTCCGGGAGTCCTACCGCGCCTTCCTTGATCGCCACGTCGCGCCGTATCACGACGAATGGGAGAAGGCCCACATCGTCGACCGCGGGGTGTGGCTCGAAGCCGGCAAACAGGGTTTCCTGGGCATGGCGGTACCGGAGGAGTACGGCGGCGGTGGGAACGCGGATTTCCGGTACAACACGATCGTCACCGAGGAGACCACCCGTGGGCGCTACAGCGGCATCGGGTTCGGTCTGCACAACGACATCGTCGCGCCCTACCTGCTGCACCTGGCCACCGACGAACAGAAGCAGCGCTGGCTGCCCAAGTTCTGCACCGGTGAGTTGATCACCGCGATCGCGATGACCGAGCCGGGTACCGGCAGTGACCTGCAGGGCATCAAGACCCGGGCGGTCAAAGAGGGCGATCACTACGTGCTCAACGGTTCAAAGACGTTCATTACCAACGGAATCAATTCCGATCTGGTGATCGTGGTGGCGCAGACCGACCCGGAAAAGGGGGCGCAGGGCTTCAGTCTGCTGGTCGTCGAGCGCGGCATGGAGGGCTTCGAACGCGGCCGCCACCTCGACAAGATCGGATTGGACGCCCAGGACACCGCCGAACTGTCGTTCACCGACGTCAAGGTGCCGGTGGAGAACCTGCTCGGTCAGGAGGGGATGGGCTTCATCTACCTGATGCAGAACCTGCCCCAGGAACGGATCAACATCGCCGTCATGGCCGCCACCGCGATGGAAAGCGTGCTGGAAGAGACGCTGCAATACACCAAGGAGCGCAAGGCTTTCGGCAAGTCGATCGGCAGCTTCCAGAACAGCCGGTTCCTGCTGGCCGAATTGGCCACCGAGGCCACCGTGGTGCGCATCATGGTCGATGAGTTCCTTGCCCTGCACCTTGAGGGAAAGCTGACGGCCGAGCAGGCCGCCATGGCCAAGTGGTACGCCACCGAGAAGCAGGTTCACCTGGTCGACCGCTGCCTGCAATTGCACGGCGGTTACGGCTATATGCGTGAATACAGTGTTGCCCGTGCCTATCTCGACGCCCGGGTGCAGACCATCTACGGCGGCACGACCGAGATCATGAAAGAGATCATCGGCCGCGGACTCGGCGTGTAA
- a CDS encoding TerC/Alx family metal homeostasis membrane protein — protein MGVSGLGWAITIVLIAGLMLFDYAFQVRNTHVPTLREAAIWSTTYIGIAVLFGIGVAVVGSPRMAIEYFAGYLSNEALSVDNLFVFLVIISSFGVPRVAQQKVLLFGIAFALVARTVFIILGGALINNFNSVFYLFGLGLLVMAGKLAKPAEAEDHTADNLIIRLANRFLRTSKEYDGDGLFVVEDGRRVMTPLLLVMVAVGGTDLLFAFDSVPAMFGLTQNIYLVFAATAFSLLGLRQLYFLIDNLLDRLVYLTYGLAVILGFIGVKLILEALHGNNLSFINHGKPVPVVELSITVSLLVIVAVLVITTVVSLFSARGRRQNAVSRARRHAAEYLTHAQDPVQRANAYAELLQAEHEIDTLTARFNGKVKQDEELAALLQRVHDAHREAG, from the coding sequence ATGGGCGTTTCCGGACTCGGCTGGGCCATCACCATCGTCCTGATCGCCGGGTTGATGCTGTTCGACTACGCCTTCCAGGTACGCAACACGCACGTGCCGACGCTACGTGAAGCCGCGATCTGGTCGACAACCTATATCGGGATTGCGGTGCTTTTCGGTATCGGCGTCGCCGTCGTGGGCAGCCCGCGTATGGCAATCGAATATTTCGCGGGCTACCTGAGCAACGAAGCCCTCTCAGTGGACAACCTTTTCGTATTTCTGGTCATCATCAGCAGTTTCGGAGTTCCGCGGGTGGCACAGCAGAAGGTGTTGCTATTCGGGATCGCGTTCGCGTTGGTCGCTCGGACCGTATTCATCATCTTGGGCGGCGCACTCATCAACAACTTCAACTCGGTCTTCTACCTGTTCGGCCTGGGGCTGCTGGTCATGGCCGGCAAGCTCGCCAAACCGGCGGAGGCAGAAGACCATACCGCCGACAACCTGATCATCCGGTTGGCCAACCGCTTCCTGCGGACGTCGAAGGAATACGACGGCGACGGGTTGTTCGTCGTCGAGGACGGTAGACGGGTCATGACCCCGCTGCTGTTGGTCATGGTCGCCGTCGGCGGCACCGACTTGTTGTTCGCATTCGATTCGGTCCCGGCAATGTTCGGTCTGACTCAGAACATTTACCTGGTTTTCGCCGCAACCGCGTTCTCGTTGCTGGGTCTTCGCCAGCTCTACTTCCTGATCGACAACCTGCTCGACCGACTGGTCTATCTGACCTACGGCCTGGCCGTGATCCTGGGCTTCATCGGCGTGAAGCTGATTCTGGAAGCGTTGCACGGCAACAACCTGTCGTTCATCAACCACGGCAAACCGGTTCCCGTAGTAGAGCTGAGCATCACGGTGTCGCTGTTGGTGATCGTCGCCGTCTTGGTCATAACGACGGTCGTGTCGTTGTTTTCGGCTCGCGGACGTAGGCAGAACGCCGTCAGCCGGGCCCGCCGGCACGCAGCGGAGTATCTGACCCATGCGCAGGATCCGGTACAACGCGCCAATGCCTATGCCGAACTACTGCAGGCTGAACACGAGATCGACACGCTGACAGCAAGATTCAACGGCAAGGTCAAGCAAGACGAGGAACTCGCGGCGCTACTGCAACGCGTCCACGATGCCCACCGCGAAGCGGGCTAG
- a CDS encoding LGFP repeat-containing protein, whose amino-acid sequence MNGQRGQLSKLVGRALAGLTAATLATGLALALLAPTAAASPIGDAEAAMMAAWDKAGGAASTLGARKGDVYPIGDGFALDFDGGKMYFTPATGAKYMFGPILDKYESLGGPAGSDLGFPTINEVPGLAGPDSRVSTFAASDNPVIFWTPDHGAFVVRGALNAAWDKLGSSGGVLGAPTGDETYDGEVATQKFTGGEVSWNRKTKEFATNPPALADQLKGLQIAIDPTAAINMAWRAAGGANGPLGAKKGGPNPIGGDGIVQEFNGGKIFFSPATGANAVEGPILQKYESLGGPVSSDLGFPVANEADGGITPASRIATFSAADKPVIFWTPEHGAFVVRGAMKAAWDKLKGATGKLGAPVGDQTVDGDVVSQKFTGGKVSWNRAKNTFTTDPANLASLLSGLQVSGQNQPSTSASPPSGKTFTFHWWWLAAVVPVLLLVLMVVLVVFGLRRRRAARELPAYNHGHDVAEEFGAGPDGRWTHDDVDYGSERFPPVEHHPEDHEVPEYGSPGRVSWSRAGGAAVEYDEHDEGAYVDDYAAGAEEDSEFGEYDEVDELEGFEDPDAVDTTPTPIVTRGAFGQLVEGGPEVTEAVSPEHFAVESSVPATQGPAAPDFAVPEAPPEQEFPDIFYPRGGPVEDEVPDVGARGAAETPGPRKGRHAAADDPGYAPAAAEAAYAAAPQAAVPVTDGAASRPTIHLPLDDDPYRAPDGYPIKASARFGLYYTPNSALYHDTLAELWFASETVAQANGFVRAD is encoded by the coding sequence GTGAACGGGCAGAGGGGTCAATTGAGCAAGTTGGTTGGACGTGCGCTGGCGGGCCTGACGGCCGCCACGTTGGCCACCGGGTTGGCCCTGGCGTTGCTGGCGCCCACCGCGGCTGCGTCGCCCATCGGCGACGCCGAGGCGGCCATGATGGCCGCGTGGGACAAGGCCGGCGGTGCCGCGTCGACGCTCGGCGCCAGAAAAGGCGACGTCTATCCCATCGGGGACGGGTTCGCCCTGGACTTCGACGGCGGCAAGATGTACTTCACGCCGGCCACCGGCGCCAAGTACATGTTCGGCCCGATCCTGGACAAATACGAGTCACTGGGCGGTCCGGCCGGTAGCGACCTCGGTTTCCCGACCATCAACGAGGTTCCTGGACTCGCCGGACCCGACAGTCGGGTGAGCACTTTCGCGGCCAGCGACAACCCGGTGATCTTCTGGACGCCCGATCACGGCGCGTTCGTGGTCCGCGGCGCGCTCAACGCCGCGTGGGACAAGCTGGGCAGCTCGGGCGGGGTGTTGGGAGCTCCAACCGGGGATGAAACCTATGACGGCGAGGTCGCGACTCAGAAGTTCACCGGCGGGGAGGTGTCCTGGAACAGGAAGACCAAGGAGTTCGCCACCAACCCGCCGGCGCTGGCCGACCAGCTCAAGGGCCTACAGATCGCGATCGACCCCACGGCCGCCATCAACATGGCCTGGCGTGCCGCCGGTGGCGCGAACGGTCCACTGGGCGCCAAGAAAGGGGGCCCCAATCCGATCGGCGGCGACGGCATCGTTCAGGAGTTCAACGGCGGGAAGATCTTCTTCAGCCCGGCAACCGGCGCCAATGCCGTCGAGGGCCCGATCCTGCAGAAGTACGAGTCGCTGGGCGGTCCGGTCAGCAGCGACCTGGGCTTCCCGGTCGCCAACGAGGCTGACGGCGGTATCACCCCCGCCAGCCGGATCGCCACCTTCTCCGCGGCCGACAAACCGGTGATCTTCTGGACTCCCGAGCACGGCGCGTTCGTCGTGCGCGGGGCGATGAAAGCTGCGTGGGACAAACTCAAGGGGGCCACCGGCAAACTCGGGGCGCCCGTCGGCGACCAGACGGTGGACGGCGATGTGGTGTCGCAGAAATTCACCGGCGGCAAGGTCTCGTGGAATCGCGCGAAGAACACTTTCACCACCGATCCCGCCAACCTTGCGTCCCTCTTGTCCGGCCTGCAGGTGTCGGGGCAGAACCAACCCAGTACGTCCGCCTCACCGCCCTCGGGCAAGACGTTCACCTTCCATTGGTGGTGGTTGGCGGCGGTGGTGCCGGTGCTGCTGCTGGTCCTGATGGTCGTGTTGGTGGTGTTCGGCCTGCGCCGCCGTCGGGCCGCTCGCGAGCTGCCTGCCTACAATCACGGACACGACGTGGCCGAGGAGTTCGGTGCCGGCCCGGACGGCCGCTGGACGCACGATGACGTCGATTATGGCTCCGAGCGCTTCCCACCCGTCGAGCACCACCCCGAAGATCACGAGGTGCCGGAGTACGGCTCCCCGGGACGGGTGAGTTGGTCCAGAGCGGGCGGGGCTGCGGTCGAGTACGACGAGCACGACGAGGGCGCATACGTCGACGATTACGCCGCGGGCGCCGAGGAGGACTCCGAGTTCGGGGAGTATGACGAGGTCGACGAACTCGAAGGTTTCGAAGACCCCGACGCGGTGGACACCACCCCGACGCCCATCGTGACGCGCGGCGCCTTCGGCCAGCTCGTCGAGGGTGGGCCCGAGGTTACGGAAGCGGTTTCGCCGGAGCACTTCGCGGTGGAGTCGTCGGTGCCGGCAACCCAGGGTCCCGCGGCGCCGGACTTCGCGGTTCCCGAAGCCCCCCCAGAACAGGAATTCCCCGACATCTTCTACCCCCGGGGAGGCCCCGTGGAGGACGAAGTGCCCGACGTGGGGGCCCGGGGCGCAGCCGAGACGCCCGGGCCGAGGAAGGGGCGGCATGCCGCCGCCGATGACCCGGGCTACGCGCCGGCTGCAGCGGAGGCGGCTTACGCCGCGGCACCGCAGGCCGCAGTGCCGGTGACGGACGGTGCGGCGTCACGCCCCACCATTCACCTGCCATTGGACGACGACCCCTACCGCGCTCCCGATGGCTACCCGATCAAAGCCAGCGCCCGGTTCGGCCTGTACTACACGCCCAACAGCGCGCTGTACCACGACACGCTGGCTGAGCTCTGGTTTGCCAGCGAGACCGTCGCGCAGGCTAACGGGTTCGTCAGAGCCGACTGA
- the lexA gene encoding transcriptional repressor LexA encodes MSDSNDPPADNRLHAVDATLTERQRTILEVIRASVTTRGYPPSIREIGDAVGLTSTSSVAHQLRTLERKGYLRRDANRPRAVDVRAADDAVTPPTTEVAGSDALPQPTYVPVLGRIAAGGPILAEEAVEDVFPLPRELVGEGTLFLLKVVGDSMVEAAICDGDWVVVRQQHVADNGDIVAAMIDGEATVKTFKRAGGQVWLMPHNPAFDPIPGNDATVLGKVVTVIRKV; translated from the coding sequence ATGAGCGACAGCAACGACCCCCCAGCGGACAACCGATTGCACGCCGTGGACGCGACGCTGACCGAGCGCCAGCGCACCATCCTCGAAGTCATCCGCGCTTCAGTCACCACTCGCGGTTATCCGCCGAGCATCCGGGAGATCGGTGACGCCGTCGGCCTGACGTCGACTTCCTCGGTGGCCCATCAGTTGCGGACCCTGGAGCGAAAAGGTTATCTGCGCCGCGACGCCAACCGGCCCCGGGCCGTCGACGTGCGCGCGGCCGATGACGCGGTGACACCGCCCACCACCGAGGTGGCCGGGTCGGACGCGTTGCCGCAACCCACCTACGTCCCGGTGTTGGGCCGCATCGCCGCAGGCGGTCCGATCCTGGCCGAGGAGGCCGTCGAGGACGTTTTCCCGTTACCGCGTGAACTGGTCGGCGAGGGAACGCTGTTCCTGCTCAAGGTCGTCGGCGACTCGATGGTGGAAGCCGCCATCTGCGACGGCGACTGGGTGGTGGTGCGTCAGCAGCACGTCGCGGATAACGGCGACATCGTCGCCGCCATGATCGACGGCGAGGCTACGGTCAAGACGTTCAAGCGGGCAGGCGGTCAGGTGTGGCTGATGCCGCACAATCCGGCATTCGATCCAATCCCCGGAAATGACGCGACCGTGCTCGGCAAGGTCGTCACCGTCATCCGCAAGGTATAG
- a CDS encoding LysM peptidoglycan-binding domain-containing protein produces the protein MTISYAGPQRTWNSQRLVTRPANRPIDESPAYRAGQSRSNRPGPARPGGAPLRYFGTGVAMSTASHRRRPVSALTTMGLALLAGVTTLWLGLMANFGSVLNDEPADTAAQVPAALAVVRVEPGESLQQLATRVAPGAPVHDVVERIRNLNALDSNAVSAGQTLIAPIG, from the coding sequence ATGACAATCAGTTACGCGGGCCCGCAGCGCACCTGGAACTCCCAGCGGCTGGTGACCAGGCCTGCCAACAGGCCGATCGACGAGTCGCCTGCTTACCGTGCCGGGCAGAGCCGGTCGAACAGGCCTGGTCCGGCGCGTCCGGGCGGCGCGCCGCTGCGCTACTTCGGCACCGGCGTCGCAATGTCGACGGCATCGCACCGGCGCCGTCCGGTCTCCGCGTTGACGACGATGGGTCTGGCCCTGCTGGCCGGCGTCACCACGCTCTGGCTCGGGCTGATGGCCAACTTCGGCAGCGTGCTGAACGACGAACCGGCCGACACGGCGGCGCAGGTGCCCGCGGCGCTCGCCGTGGTGCGCGTGGAACCAGGGGAGTCGCTGCAGCAACTGGCGACGCGGGTCGCACCCGGCGCGCCGGTTCATGACGTCGTGGAACGCATCCGCAATCTCAATGCGTTGGACTCCAACGCGGTGTCCGCCGGCCAGACGTTGATCGCCCCGATCGGGTGA
- the nrdR gene encoding transcriptional regulator NrdR, with protein MHCPFCRHPDSRVIDSRETDEGQAIRRRRSCPKCGRRFTTVETAVLAVVKRSGVTEPFSREKVISGVRRACQGRQVDDDALNLLAQQVEDSVRAAGPEVPSHEVGLAILGPLRDLDEVAYLRFASVYRSFSSADDFEREIEALRAHRNVSTPG; from the coding sequence ATGCACTGCCCGTTCTGCCGGCATCCCGATTCCCGGGTGATCGACTCGAGGGAGACCGACGAAGGTCAGGCCATCCGCCGCCGCCGCTCGTGTCCTAAGTGCGGGCGCAGATTCACCACCGTCGAAACCGCCGTTCTGGCCGTGGTCAAGCGCAGTGGCGTCACCGAGCCCTTCAGCCGGGAGAAGGTGATCAGTGGCGTACGCCGGGCCTGCCAGGGGCGTCAGGTAGACGACGACGCGCTGAACCTCCTGGCGCAACAGGTGGAGGATTCGGTTCGTGCCGCAGGCCCGGAGGTACCGAGCCACGAGGTCGGTCTTGCCATCTTGGGTCCGCTGCGTGACCTCGACGAAGTCGCGTACCTGCGGTTCGCTTCGGTGTACCGGTCGTTCTCCTCAGCCGACGACTTCGAGCGGGAGATCGAAGCCCTGCGCGCCCACCGCAACGTGTCGACGCCGGGCTGA
- a CDS encoding peroxynitrite isomerase, producing MPKDLHPDLEALAPLLGTWSGKGAGEYPTIQPFEYFEEIAFTHVGKPFLVYAKKTKAASDGRPLHAELGYLRVPEPAKIEFVLAHPSGIAEIELGTYTVVDGVVELELATSAIALTPTAKEVTALSRSFRIAGDELSYSLRMGAVGQPEQHHVAAVLHRES from the coding sequence ATGCCGAAAGACCTACATCCCGACCTGGAAGCACTGGCGCCGTTGCTGGGCACCTGGTCCGGGAAGGGGGCGGGGGAGTACCCCACCATCCAGCCGTTCGAGTACTTCGAAGAAATCGCCTTCACGCACGTGGGAAAGCCGTTTCTGGTCTACGCGAAAAAGACCAAGGCGGCCTCCGACGGCAGACCTCTGCACGCCGAATTGGGTTACCTGCGCGTGCCTGAGCCGGCGAAGATCGAGTTCGTCCTTGCTCATCCCAGCGGAATCGCTGAGATCGAACTGGGCACGTACACGGTTGTCGACGGTGTCGTCGAACTGGAGTTGGCGACCAGCGCGATAGCACTGACCCCGACCGCCAAAGAAGTGACGGCACTGAGCCGCTCCTTCCGGATCGCTGGTGACGAGCTCTCCTACTCGCTGCGGATGGGCGCGGTGGGGCAGCCCGAGCAGCATCACGTGGCCGCGGTGCTCCACCGGGAAAGCTGA
- a CDS encoding PhzF family phenazine biosynthesis protein — MSIDVTVLRVLTDADGNFGNPLGVVDASLVDPADRQRVASELGYSETVFVDPPNAGASTAQATIYTPRTELPFAGHPSVGASWWLLRRGTPINTLHVPAGLVRVSYVDDLTAISAPAEWAPEFAIHDMDSPEAVLQADPADFPDDVAHYLWAWSDEGSGSIRSRMFASNLGVAEDEATGSAAVRITEYLSRDLVITQGLGSLIWTTWSADGWVRVAGRVVDDGARQAG; from the coding sequence ATGAGCATCGACGTCACCGTCCTACGGGTGTTGACCGACGCTGACGGAAACTTCGGCAATCCGTTGGGTGTGGTCGACGCCAGCTTGGTCGACCCCGCCGATCGGCAGCGTGTCGCATCCGAATTGGGTTACAGCGAAACCGTCTTCGTCGATCCGCCCAATGCGGGCGCATCAACCGCGCAGGCGACCATCTACACCCCACGCACCGAGTTGCCCTTCGCCGGCCACCCGAGCGTCGGAGCGTCGTGGTGGTTGCTGCGGCGCGGAACGCCGATCAACACCCTGCATGTGCCCGCCGGCCTCGTCCGGGTGAGTTATGTCGACGACCTCACCGCGATCAGTGCGCCGGCGGAGTGGGCTCCGGAGTTCGCCATCCACGATATGGACTCACCAGAGGCGGTGCTGCAGGCCGATCCCGCCGATTTTCCCGACGACGTCGCACACTATCTCTGGGCGTGGTCCGACGAGGGGTCGGGGTCGATCCGCAGCCGGATGTTCGCGTCGAATTTGGGGGTGGCCGAAGACGAGGCGACCGGCTCTGCGGCGGTGCGGATCACCGAGTACCTCAGCCGCGATCTCGTAATCACGCAGGGGCTGGGATCGCTGATCTGGACCACCTGGAGCGCGGACGGTTGGGTGCGGGTCGCCGGGCGAGTTGTCGACGACGGTGCGCGGCAGGCGGGCTGA